In Tachypleus tridentatus isolate NWPU-2018 chromosome 7, ASM421037v1, whole genome shotgun sequence, a genomic segment contains:
- the LOC143256816 gene encoding E3 SUMO-protein ligase KIAA1586-like isoform X1 has translation MKKRLMDCDHLISKNNDREADNKLHELLNLLEPNTWNIQEIVVPWKAAEEKLNGFCKIFHHNIPINDFRDYVENVLKDFNNPVIPESIQKAKTIMNTIAISSAEAERGFSRMNIIYSDKRSRLTVENVRNLLTINLIGLPFDLWDATPFVKTWLCNNHSADDNRVKQKKKRTNMMTIN, from the coding sequence atgaaaaaaaggcTGATGGACTGCGATCATTTAATATCCAAGAACAATGACCGGGAAGCTGACAACAAACTTCATGAATTGCTGAACTTGCTGGAACCAAATACTTGGAATATTCAGGAAATTGTTGTCCCATGGAAAGCTGCGGAAGAAAAGTTGAATGgcttctgtaaaatatttcatcacaacattcccATTAATGATTTTCGTGATTATGTGGAAAATGTCCTGAAAGATTTTAATAATCCTGTAATTCCTGAGAGTATACAAAAGGCGAAAACCATTATGAATACGATTGCCATCAGTTCTGCAGAGGCAGAAAGAGGGTTTTCAAGAATGAATATTATATACTCGGATAAAAGAAGCCGCCTCACAGTAGAAAATGTCAGAAACCTATTGACGATTAATCTTATTGGCCTTCCTTTCGATTTATGGGATGCTACTCCTTTTGTTAAAACATGGCTTTGCAATAATCACAGTGCAGATGATAATagagtgaaacagaaaaaaaaacggaCAAATATGATGACAATCAATTGA